The Paracoccus sediminicola genome has a segment encoding these proteins:
- a CDS encoding DEAD/DEAH box helicase, which produces MNTEKRRPRRGQKPRPQSQRGPRPDDVRRRRAPARDPVETGPFFEMGIDARINANLAPMGLTEPTPIQKQSIPHIVQGTDILGLAQTGSGKTAAFSLPMLTRLLAHGRKPEPGTCRALILAPTRELATQIAQAVDSFAEGTPIRSFRVVGGASINVQIQRIERGVDVLIATPGRLIDLMDRKAVDLSKTEYLVLDEADQMLDIGFIHALRRIAKTLPAQRQTLLFSATMPKLMEELAGTYLNNPERVQVNPPGKAAEKIDQGVHFVNQGDKAALLAEYMSKHPGELAIVFGRTKYGSEKLAKLLDKWGFSVAAIHGNKSQGQRERALSSFREGKTQVLVATDVAARGLDIPQVAHVYNYDLPNVPENYVHRIGRTARAGRDGRAVAFCAPGEIGELRAIEKAMKAAIPVIGGEAPPEQKPATRGRGRGGNRPRQGGNAAPSKRPARRPSRQPKSRQNA; this is translated from the coding sequence ATGAATACCGAAAAACGCCGCCCCCGCCGCGGCCAGAAACCCCGCCCGCAATCGCAGCGCGGCCCGCGCCCCGACGATGTCCGGCGCCGCCGCGCCCCGGCCCGTGATCCGGTCGAGACCGGCCCGTTCTTCGAGATGGGCATCGACGCGCGGATCAACGCCAACCTGGCCCCGATGGGGCTGACCGAGCCGACGCCGATCCAGAAGCAATCCATTCCGCATATCGTGCAAGGCACTGATATCCTCGGACTTGCCCAGACCGGATCGGGCAAGACAGCGGCCTTCTCGCTGCCCATGCTGACCCGGTTGCTGGCGCATGGCCGCAAGCCCGAGCCCGGCACCTGCCGCGCCCTGATCCTTGCACCCACGCGCGAACTCGCCACCCAGATCGCGCAGGCCGTGGACAGCTTCGCCGAGGGCACCCCGATCCGCAGCTTCCGCGTCGTCGGCGGCGCCTCGATCAACGTGCAGATCCAGCGGATCGAGCGTGGGGTCGACGTGCTGATCGCCACGCCGGGCCGCCTGATCGACCTGATGGACCGCAAGGCGGTGGACCTGTCAAAAACCGAATATCTGGTTCTCGACGAGGCCGACCAGATGCTGGATATCGGCTTTATCCACGCGCTGCGCCGAATCGCGAAAACCTTGCCTGCGCAGCGCCAGACGCTGCTGTTCTCGGCCACCATGCCGAAGCTGATGGAAGAGCTCGCCGGGACCTATCTGAACAACCCCGAGCGTGTGCAGGTGAACCCGCCGGGCAAGGCCGCCGAAAAGATCGACCAGGGCGTGCATTTCGTCAATCAGGGCGACAAGGCCGCCTTGCTGGCCGAATATATGTCCAAGCATCCGGGCGAGCTGGCCATCGTCTTCGGCCGCACCAAATACGGCTCGGAGAAACTGGCCAAGCTGCTCGACAAATGGGGCTTCTCGGTCGCCGCGATCCACGGCAATAAGAGCCAGGGCCAGCGGGAACGCGCGCTGAGCTCGTTCCGTGAGGGCAAGACGCAGGTGCTGGTGGCGACCGATGTCGCCGCGCGGGGGCTTGATATCCCGCAAGTCGCGCATGTCTATAATTACGACCTGCCGAACGTGCCCGAAAACTATGTCCACCGCATCGGCCGCACCGCACGCGCCGGGCGCGACGGGCGCGCCGTCGCCTTCTGCGCGCCGGGCGAGATCGGTGAGCTTCGTGCCATCGAAAAGGCGATGAAAGCCGCGATCCCTGTGATCGGCGGCGAGGCCCCGCCCGAGCAGAAGCCGGCTACGCGCGGGCGTGGCCGAGGGGGCAATCGTCCGCGGCAGGGCGGCAATGCGGCGCCCTCGAAGCGCCCGGCCCGGCGCCCTTCGCGTCAGCCTAAAAGCCGTCAGAACGCCTGA
- a CDS encoding multidrug effflux MFS transporter yields the protein MRDPLFRMALILGLLSAVGPFAIDMYLPALRSVAEDLGTTEAGAAQTLTAYFLVFGIAQMIYGPMSDATGRKTPLVIGVVIFLVATIAAALAPSLGWLLVARGFQGLGAATLMVVPRAVIRDMATGPAAARMMAAIMIVISISPMLAPLSGSLVLAWGDWRDIFAVLAVAAALSLCLILFVLPETLPETRRRPIRPAQMAAGIKLLLTDRRFVGLTMIGAFGLSSFFVFLSTASFVYTGQYGLGPTGFSVAFAINAIGFFTASQFAGRLAERFGMERVISLAITAFASLQLLLTTLVLLGVDALPVVVAGLFVANACLGLVMPTTMVMALDPHPEIAGLASSLGGTMQMLTGGIMIAVVAPFMDNSSATMVPAIACCAVLAWLAAAASLPRLRFRARA from the coding sequence ATGCGCGACCCGTTGTTTCGCATGGCCCTGATTCTAGGGCTTCTCTCCGCCGTCGGTCCGTTTGCGATCGACATGTATCTCCCCGCGCTGCGCAGCGTGGCAGAGGATCTCGGCACGACCGAGGCCGGCGCAGCGCAGACGCTGACCGCCTATTTCCTCGTCTTCGGAATCGCTCAGATGATCTATGGGCCAATGTCCGATGCGACAGGCCGCAAGACACCGCTGGTGATCGGCGTGGTGATCTTTCTGGTTGCGACCATCGCTGCCGCACTGGCGCCAAGCCTCGGCTGGCTTCTGGTGGCACGGGGGTTTCAGGGGCTGGGCGCGGCAACGCTGATGGTGGTGCCGCGCGCGGTGATCCGCGATATGGCGACCGGACCCGCGGCGGCGCGCATGATGGCGGCGATCATGATCGTCATCTCGATCTCGCCCATGCTCGCCCCGCTCAGCGGCTCGCTTGTGCTGGCCTGGGGCGACTGGCGCGACATTTTTGCCGTGCTCGCCGTCGCCGCCGCGCTGAGCCTCTGTCTAATCCTTTTCGTGCTGCCCGAAACCCTGCCGGAAACGCGCCGCCGCCCGATCCGACCCGCGCAGATGGCCGCGGGGATCAAGCTGCTGCTCACCGACCGGCGCTTTGTCGGGCTGACCATGATCGGTGCATTCGGCCTGTCGAGCTTCTTCGTGTTCCTGTCGACGGCGAGCTTTGTCTATACCGGCCAGTACGGGCTAGGGCCGACCGGCTTTTCGGTCGCCTTCGCGATCAATGCGATCGGCTTTTTCACGGCCTCGCAATTCGCCGGGCGGCTGGCCGAGAGGTTCGGGATGGAGCGGGTGATCTCGCTCGCCATCACCGCCTTTGCCAGCCTTCAGCTGCTTCTGACGACGCTCGTGTTGCTGGGGGTGGACGCGCTGCCGGTGGTGGTGGCGGGGCTGTTCGTGGCCAATGCCTGTCTCGGGCTGGTCATGCCGACGACGATGGTCATGGCGCTTGATCCGCATCCCGAGATCGCTGGTCTGGCCTCGTCGCTGGGCGGCACGATGCAGATGCTGACCGGTGGCATCATGATCGCCGTCGTGGCGCCGTTCATGGATAACAGCTCGGCCACGATGGTCCCTGCGATCGCATGCTGCGCGGTGCTGGCATGGCTGGCCGCGGCAGCCTCGCTGCCTCGACTGAGGTTTCGCGCGCGGGCCTGA
- a CDS encoding thymidine kinase, with amino-acid sequence MAKLYFHYSTMNAGKSTLLLQASYNYRERGMETLLLIASLDDRAGAGRIGSRIGISCEATAFGPEADLFALIGADERQLSCVFVDEAQFLSRDQVWQLARVADDLGIPVMAYGLRVDFRGELFPGSAALLALADDLREVRTICHCGRKATMVIRRGEDGQAVTDGAQVQVGGNETYVSLCRRHWREAVAD; translated from the coding sequence ATGGCCAAGCTGTATTTCCATTATTCGACCATGAATGCCGGCAAAAGCACGCTGCTGTTGCAGGCCTCGTATAATTATCGCGAGCGCGGGATGGAGACGCTGCTGCTGATCGCCTCTCTCGACGACCGGGCCGGAGCCGGCCGGATCGGCTCGCGGATCGGAATCTCCTGCGAGGCGACGGCCTTTGGCCCCGAGGCGGATCTGTTCGCGCTGATCGGCGCCGATGAACGCCAGCTCTCCTGCGTGTTCGTCGACGAGGCGCAGTTTCTTTCGCGCGATCAGGTCTGGCAGCTCGCCCGCGTTGCCGACGATCTGGGCATTCCGGTGATGGCTTACGGGCTGCGCGTCGATTTCCGTGGCGAGCTGTTCCCCGGCTCGGCGGCGCTGCTGGCGCTCGCAGACGATCTGCGCGAGGTGCGCACGATCTGTCATTGCGGACGCAAGGCAACGATGGTGATCCGGCGCGGCGAGGACGGGCAGGCTGTGACCGATGGCGCGCAGGTGCAGGTCGGCGGAAACGAGACCTATGTCTCGCTCTGCCGCCGCCACTGGCGCGAGGCCGTCGCGGACTGA
- a CDS encoding DUF2270 domain-containing protein, which yields MQYDSKPRKKLDSAEIGAIAHLYRGEVYRSTIWRTRLDTTTNWSVVTLGVALSITYSAPQASPLPLVLVGILIIFFLMQEARRYRYFNVWRARCRWMELHFYAPMLREGDLHLEEHWQDRLADDYLHPRYHVSMWTAVGRRIRRNYIWILLIQTVAYLGKLIVHPTPLESTAQLLERASIGPVPGWIILSLGAFYCISWAVIAVISDRQDAQRAKRRRDPLGMG from the coding sequence ATGCAATACGACAGCAAGCCGCGCAAAAAGCTCGACTCCGCCGAGATCGGGGCAATTGCGCATCTTTATCGCGGCGAGGTCTATCGCTCGACCATCTGGCGCACCCGGCTCGATACCACCACGAACTGGTCGGTGGTGACGCTCGGCGTGGCGTTGTCGATCACCTATTCCGCGCCACAGGCCTCGCCGCTGCCGCTGGTTCTGGTCGGGATCCTCATCATCTTCTTTCTCATGCAGGAGGCGCGGCGCTATCGCTATTTCAATGTCTGGCGCGCCCGCTGTCGCTGGATGGAGCTGCATTTCTATGCACCCATGCTGCGCGAGGGCGATCTGCATCTGGAAGAGCACTGGCAGGACCGGCTGGCCGACGACTATCTGCACCCGCGCTATCACGTCAGCATGTGGACCGCCGTCGGACGACGGATCCGGCGCAACTATATCTGGATTCTGCTGATTCAGACCGTCGCCTATCTGGGCAAGCTGATCGTCCATCCGACGCCGCTGGAATCCACGGCGCAACTGCTGGAGCGTGCGTCGATCGGGCCGGTGCCTGGCTGGATCATCCTGTCGCTTGGGGCGTTTTACTGCATCAGCTGGGCGGTGATTGCTGTCATCAGCGACCGGCAGGATGCGCAGCGCGCCAAACGCCGGCGCGATCCTCTGGGGATGGGCTGA
- a CDS encoding D-alanyl-D-alanine carboxypeptidase family protein codes for MRAALIAIFALLLPIQALAFETNARTAWVYDVGTGTVLLEKNADQAVPPASMSKLMTVYMLFEAVRDGRLQMDTRLPVSTKARQMAGSTMFLNEQDRPTVEELIKGIIVLSGNDACVVVAEGLAGTEDAFARQMNDKAKALGMNNSNFANSSGWPHPDHVMSAHDLGILAEHLINDFPELYKYFALTEFPYDNRAPANRFNRNPLLKLGIGADGLKTGHTEEAGYGLVGSAVQGDRRVIFVVTGMATEAARAEEAERIAAWAFRDFTMKEVVPQGETVAEASVWLGAKSNVALTTQNGLNVLMPIGAEQGVTAEAVYSGPIQAPISEGDRLGMLQIQIPGVGPANVPLVAAENVEAAGFVGRLRSAAFRLGGEAWQATRQ; via the coding sequence ATGCGCGCAGCTCTGATCGCCATTTTCGCCCTTCTGCTGCCGATCCAGGCACTGGCTTTCGAAACCAATGCCCGCACCGCCTGGGTCTATGATGTCGGCACCGGCACGGTGCTGCTGGAAAAGAACGCCGATCAGGCCGTGCCGCCCGCCTCGATGTCGAAGCTGATGACCGTCTATATGCTGTTCGAGGCGGTGCGCGACGGTCGCTTGCAGATGGACACCCGGCTGCCGGTCTCGACCAAGGCGCGGCAGATGGCCGGGTCCACCATGTTTCTGAACGAACAGGACCGCCCCACCGTCGAAGAGCTGATCAAGGGCATCATCGTTCTGTCGGGCAATGACGCTTGCGTGGTGGTGGCCGAAGGGCTGGCGGGGACCGAAGACGCTTTCGCGCGACAGATGAACGACAAGGCGAAGGCGCTCGGGATGAATAATTCCAACTTCGCCAATTCGTCGGGCTGGCCGCATCCCGATCACGTCATGTCGGCGCATGATCTCGGCATCCTGGCCGAGCATCTCATCAATGATTTCCCCGAGCTCTACAAATATTTTGCCCTGACAGAGTTTCCCTATGACAACCGCGCCCCGGCGAACCGCTTTAATCGCAATCCGCTGCTGAAGCTCGGCATCGGCGCAGACGGGCTGAAGACGGGCCACACCGAAGAGGCAGGCTATGGGCTTGTCGGCTCGGCCGTGCAGGGCGACCGGCGGGTCATCTTCGTTGTGACCGGCATGGCCACCGAGGCCGCCCGCGCCGAGGAGGCCGAGCGGATCGCAGCATGGGCGTTTCGCGACTTCACCATGAAAGAGGTCGTGCCGCAGGGCGAAACCGTTGCCGAGGCGTCGGTCTGGCTGGGTGCGAAGTCAAATGTCGCGCTGACCACGCAGAACGGTCTGAACGTGCTGATGCCGATCGGCGCCGAACAGGGCGTGACCGCCGAGGCGGTCTATTCCGGCCCGATCCAGGCGCCGATCTCGGAAGGCGACCGGCTGGGCATGTTGCAGATCCAGATCCCGGGTGTGGGTCCGGCGAATGTGCCGCTGGTGGCCGCCGAGAATGTCGAGGCGGCGGGGTTTGTCGGCCGTCTGCGGAGCGCCGCGTTCCGTCTGGGCGGAGAAGCCTGGCAGGCGACGCGGCAGTAA
- the tmk gene encoding dTMP kinase yields the protein MFISFEGIDGSGKTTQARLLAEALRAEGREVVLTREPGGSDGAELIRRLLVEGGAERWSPETEILLFNAARRDHLERSILPALERGAVVVTDRFADSTRVYQGATRGDLVDKVESLHRLMIGIEPDRTFVIDISPEDGLARGAARGGTEDRFESMGLGFQEKLRAGFLSLADAHPKRVRVIDGSGSADEVAARVRAAL from the coding sequence ATGTTCATCAGCTTCGAGGGCATTGACGGCAGCGGCAAGACCACGCAGGCGCGCCTGCTGGCCGAAGCGCTGCGTGCCGAGGGGCGCGAGGTGGTGCTGACGCGCGAGCCCGGCGGGTCCGACGGGGCCGAGCTGATCCGTCGCCTTCTGGTCGAGGGCGGGGCCGAGCGGTGGTCGCCCGAGACCGAGATCCTGCTTTTCAATGCCGCCCGCCGCGATCATCTGGAACGCAGCATCCTCCCGGCGCTCGAACGCGGCGCGGTTGTCGTCACCGACCGTTTCGCCGATTCGACCCGGGTCTATCAAGGTGCCACACGGGGTGATCTGGTGGACAAGGTCGAGAGCCTGCACCGTCTGATGATCGGGATCGAGCCGGACCGGACATTCGTGATCGACATCTCACCAGAGGACGGGCTCGCTCGCGGGGCCGCGCGCGGCGGGACCGAGGATCGCTTTGAATCTATGGGGCTTGGCTTTCAGGAAAAGCTGCGGGCGGGCTTTCTCTCGCTGGCCGATGCCCATCCAAAGAGGGTCCGCGTCATCGACGGCAGCGGCAGCGCAGACGAAGTCGCCGCCCGCGTCCGGGCCGCGTTATGA
- a CDS encoding DNA polymerase III subunit delta', whose amino-acid sequence MSDDAPESDRVPGAPHPRHAEAAVGHDHAIADFLAAAGAQRLHHAWLITGPRGVGKATLAWAMTRWLLSGGAPGDLRLPPGDPVARRVAALSEPRLHLVRRGFDQKTGRLKAEIGVDDIRALLGFFHMSAAEGGRRVAIVDAADQMNGAAANALLKVLEEPPEGGLILLIAHQPARLLPTIRSRCRELRLSPLAPEDMTAVLAGLGVTEDAEALSALSGGSVGEALRLAGQEGLKVYRQIIELFETLPRFDRMKARALAEAAGARATADGDPFDLRVTLLDLFLTRLARAGLLGAPVPEAAPGEAALMARLCPDTDAARVWAGAQADLSARARSGRAVNLDPAALVMDMLTQLAGLGPAHAKA is encoded by the coding sequence ATGAGCGACGACGCCCCCGAATCGGACCGCGTGCCCGGCGCGCCGCATCCCCGCCACGCCGAGGCGGCGGTCGGACATGACCACGCCATTGCCGATTTTCTCGCCGCTGCCGGGGCGCAGCGGTTGCATCATGCCTGGCTGATCACCGGGCCACGCGGGGTCGGCAAGGCGACGCTGGCCTGGGCGATGACGCGCTGGCTTCTGTCCGGCGGCGCGCCGGGTGATCTGCGCCTGCCGCCCGGCGATCCGGTGGCGCGGCGCGTGGCGGCGCTGTCCGAGCCGCGTCTGCATCTGGTGCGGCGCGGTTTCGATCAGAAGACCGGGCGGCTCAAGGCCGAAATCGGTGTCGACGATATTCGCGCCCTGCTCGGCTTTTTCCACATGAGCGCGGCCGAGGGCGGTCGCCGCGTGGCCATCGTCGATGCTGCCGACCAGATGAACGGCGCGGCGGCGAATGCACTGCTGAAAGTGCTGGAAGAACCCCCCGAGGGCGGACTCATCCTGCTGATCGCTCACCAACCGGCACGGCTTTTGCCCACGATCCGCTCGCGCTGTCGCGAGCTGCGCCTGTCTCCGCTTGCGCCCGAAGATATGACGGCGGTGCTTGCCGGTCTTGGCGTCACCGAGGATGCCGAGGCGCTGTCCGCGCTGTCCGGCGGCTCTGTCGGCGAGGCGCTGCGCCTGGCCGGGCAGGAGGGGCTGAAGGTCTATCGCCAGATCATCGAGCTGTTCGAGACCCTGCCCCGCTTCGACCGGATGAAGGCCCGCGCGCTGGCCGAGGCGGCGGGCGCACGCGCCACCGCCGATGGCGACCCCTTTGATCTGAGGGTGACATTGCTGGATCTCTTCCTCACCCGGCTCGCCCGTGCCGGGCTGCTCGGCGCGCCCGTCCCCGAAGCCGCGCCGGGAGAGGCGGCACTGATGGCACGGCTGTGCCCGGATACGGATGCGGCGCGGGTCTGGGCCGGCGCGCAGGCCGATCTGTCGGCGCGCGCCCGCAGCGGCCGGGCGGTCAACCTTGACCCTGCGGCGCTTGTCATGGATATGCTCACCCAACTTGCCGGGCTCGGCCCGGCGCACGCGAAAGCCTGA
- a CDS encoding TatD family hydrolase, translated as MPLPEAGKAVPIVDSHCHLDFENFDEDRDALIARANAAGVTRMVTICTKLREEPAVRAIAEAHEGVFYAAGTHPMSVADEPMVSVEELVALADHPKFVGIGETGLDYHYTAESAAVQQESLRIHIEAARRTGLPLIIHARDADEDMARILTEEHRAGAYDCVMHCFSSGAGLAQAALELGFYLSMSGIAAFPRSAELREIFAAAPLDRILVETDAPYLAPPPHRGKRNEPAFVTRTAAKGAEVFGLDYAGFAARTSENFDRLFSKAAA; from the coding sequence ATGCCTTTACCCGAAGCCGGCAAGGCGGTCCCCATCGTGGACAGCCATTGCCATCTCGATTTCGAGAATTTCGACGAGGATCGCGACGCGCTGATCGCGCGCGCAAATGCCGCAGGCGTCACACGCATGGTGACGATCTGCACGAAGCTGCGCGAAGAACCGGCCGTGCGCGCCATCGCCGAAGCGCATGAGGGCGTGTTCTACGCCGCCGGCACCCATCCAATGAGCGTCGCGGACGAGCCGATGGTTTCGGTCGAGGAACTGGTCGCGCTTGCCGATCATCCGAAATTCGTCGGCATCGGCGAGACGGGGCTGGATTACCACTACACCGCCGAAAGCGCCGCTGTGCAGCAGGAAAGCCTGCGGATCCATATCGAGGCCGCGCGCCGCACCGGGCTGCCGCTGATCATCCATGCCCGCGACGCGGATGAGGACATGGCACGGATACTGACCGAGGAACATCGCGCCGGGGCCTATGACTGCGTGATGCATTGTTTCAGCTCGGGGGCGGGGCTGGCGCAGGCGGCGCTTGAGCTGGGGTTCTATCTGTCCATGTCGGGAATCGCGGCATTTCCGCGCTCGGCCGAGCTGCGCGAGATCTTTGCCGCAGCACCTCTGGACCGGATCCTGGTCGAGACCGACGCGCCCTATCTTGCCCCGCCCCCCCATCGCGGCAAGCGGAACGAGCCGGCATTCGTCACCCGCACCGCGGCGAAGGGCGCGGAGGTTTTCGGTCTCGACTATGCCGGTTTCGCCGCGCGCACCTCGGAGAATTTCGACCGGCTCTTCAGCAAGGCCGCCGCATGA